A part of Crassostrea angulata isolate pt1a10 chromosome 5, ASM2561291v2, whole genome shotgun sequence genomic DNA contains:
- the LOC128182813 gene encoding S-adenosylmethionine-dependent methyltransferase Rv2258c-like produces MCTCNICCMVNACTQLILPKKRKQGKFRSYTYPVQHPVQWLFTMENTTYNKGCKLMNNLEGFEKLIEDTVSGGLHTMVLALGHRVGIVDAFYRLGRPATAKEISKEASLNLRYVQEWLACMTAKGIVQYEDEAYSLPASERVQKAVLTSAVLPMFADCLSSLESVMRDPDHNRGYPFPKKDLEWLGKFNEVSAFNPEWITRNLEPVFEHFHTETQENIENILDFGCGYGKLCQQLALSQPDCDVTGVDIDEVSVKHCQQTYCYPNLRFLRNADLFYSNLKKNFDVIILMEVLHDLPDPSHVLSELKSVLKPNGYIVAFEPNISSDVSANIGSEAAQSHLPYSVFFCLPNSMSQSPAVGHGAGWGVEDRRQFIVNDGYSIVNVDSHLLDNEYDRIVFKMSTT; encoded by the exons ATGTGTACGTGTAACATATGTTGCATGGTTAATGCCTGCACACAATTGATCTTGCCGAAAAAGAGAAAACAAGGTAAGTTTCGGAGTTATACATATCCTGTGCAACATCCTGTGCAGTGGTTATTTACAATGGAAAATACAACATACAACAAAGGCTGTAAATTAATGAACAATTTGGAGGGCTTTGAGAAGTTGATTGAGGACACTGTGAGTGGAGGTCTGCATACTATGGTGCTGGCCCTGGGTCACAGAGTGGGGATCGTGGACGCCTTCTACAGACTGGGCAGACCCGCCACAGCCAAGGAAATCAGCAAGGAGGCCAGCCTCAATCTCAG ATATGTTCAGGAATGGCTCGCGTGTATGACAGCAAAAGGCATCGTACAGTATGAGGACGAGGCCTACAGCCTGCCCGCCTCTGAGCGAGTCCAGAAGGCCGTCCTGACTTCCGCTGTCCTCCCAATGTTCGCAGACTGTCTGTCCAGCCTTGAGAGCGTGATGCGGGATCCGGATCACAACAGAG GTTATCCTTTCCCTAAAAAAGACTTAGAATGGCTCGGGAAATTTAACGAAGTGAGTGCCTTTAACCCTGAATGGATAACACGGAATTTGGAGCCTGTGTTTGAACATTTTCACACGGAAACACAAG aaaatattgaaaacatattgGACTTCGGCTGCGGCTACGGAAAACTGTGTCAACAACTGGCGCTCAGCCAACCTGACTGTGACGTCACTGGAGTGGATATAGACGAAGTCTCGGTCAAACACTGTCAGCAGACATATTGTTATCCCAACCTTCGCTTCCTTCGAAATGCAGACTTGTTTTATTCCaacctgaaaaaaaatttcgatgTGATAATTCTAATGGAAGTGTTGCATGACCTGCCCGATCCCAGTCATGTCTTATCTGAATTAAAATCAGTCTTAAAACCTAACGGATATATTGTAGCTTTTGAGCCCAACATATCGTCCGATGTTTCTGCTAACATAGGGAGCGAGGCTGCGCAGTCTCACTTGCCATACAGTGTGTTCTTCTGTTTGCCTAACAGCATGTCCCAGAGCCCGGCAGTGGGGCACGGAGCGGGCTGGGGGGTGGAGGATCGCAGACAGTTCATTGTAAACGATGGATATTCTATTGTTAATGTTGACAGTCATTTACTTGACAACGAGTACGACAGAATCGTCTTTAAAATGTCGACAACATGA